The Petrocella atlantisensis genome has a window encoding:
- the nifU gene encoding Fe-S cluster assembly scaffold protein NifU, which translates to MYTKKVMDHFQNPRNMGEIEGASGVGTVGNAKCGDIMRIYLDIEDEIIKDVKFKTFGCGAAVATSSMATELVKGKTVKEAMEVTNKAVMEALDGLPRAKVHCSLLAEEALQAALWDYAKKNGIVIEGLVEPKPFEEHEEEEEEF; encoded by the coding sequence ATGTATACTAAAAAAGTAATGGATCATTTTCAAAACCCTAGAAATATGGGTGAAATTGAAGGCGCTTCCGGTGTAGGCACTGTTGGTAATGCAAAGTGTGGCGATATTATGAGAATCTACTTGGATATTGAAGATGAGATCATAAAAGATGTTAAGTTTAAGACATTTGGATGTGGTGCTGCAGTTGCTACCAGTTCTATGGCAACTGAGTTGGTAAAAGGAAAGACAGTTAAAGAAGCCATGGAAGTAACCAATAAGGCAGTAATGGAAGCACTTGATGGTCTTCCAAGAGCAAAAGTGCATTGTTCACTGCTTGCAGAAGAAGCACTTCAAGCAGCACTATGGGATTATGCAAAGAAAAACGGTATTGTTATTGAAGGATTAGTAGAACCTAAGCCTTTTGAAGAGCATGAGGAAGAAGAAGAAGAATTTTAG
- a CDS encoding histidinol-phosphatase HisJ family protein — protein sequence MIRSDLHNHTYFSFDSQASMSDMIKSAKEKGLNTLAFTDHHDIDFIYEGITGELDVYTYIQAIEDVRATLSDDFLLLTGIEFGIEKHLHEPLRQLARSHDFDFIISSTHLAKGKDPYEPTYFDGLTRNEGYFSIFEDTLFNVQHFDDFDALGHLDYVIRYWRRDVNKKYTYADFSDVFDAILTTLIRKDKALEVNTSGYVYKLDQPHPSYEVLKRYHQLGGELLTIGSDAHRPENVATSFDVVEKHLMDIGFKSYTVFQKRVPKQIGFN from the coding sequence ATGATACGTTCGGATCTACACAACCACACTTATTTTTCATTCGACAGTCAAGCATCCATGTCTGATATGATAAAATCTGCAAAAGAAAAGGGTCTAAATACTTTAGCCTTTACGGACCACCATGATATTGATTTTATCTACGAAGGCATTACCGGCGAGTTAGATGTGTACACATATATCCAAGCCATTGAAGATGTCAGAGCTACTTTAAGCGATGACTTCCTATTATTAACAGGCATTGAGTTTGGAATAGAAAAGCATTTACATGAACCTTTACGTCAGTTAGCCCGGAGTCATGATTTTGATTTCATCATTAGTTCCACACATTTAGCAAAAGGTAAAGATCCTTATGAGCCGACTTATTTTGATGGCTTAACTCGAAACGAGGGCTATTTCAGCATCTTCGAAGATACCCTCTTTAATGTTCAACATTTTGACGACTTTGATGCTTTAGGACATCTTGATTATGTCATAAGATATTGGCGCAGAGATGTTAATAAAAAATATACATATGCCGATTTTTCTGATGTTTTTGATGCAATCTTGACCACTTTGATACGTAAAGATAAAGCCCTCGAAGTCAATACAAGTGGCTATGTTTACAAATTAGATCAACCCCATCCAAGTTATGAAGTTCTAAAAAGATACCATCAACTTGGTGGAGAATTACTGACTATTGGATCAGATGCCCATCGTCCCGAGAATGTAGCCACCTCTTTTGATGTCGTTGAAAAACACCTAATGGACATCGGATTCAAGTCCTACACCGTATTCCAAAAAAGGGTACCAAAACAAATTGGCTTCAACTAG
- the nifS gene encoding cysteine desulfurase NifS, which yields MNKKIYLDHAATTPTKKVVVEAMLPYFTEKFGNPSSIYEFSGQNKEAIEEARELVAHAIGANEREIFFTSGGTESDNWAILGIAENYKSKGNHIITTTIEHHAVLHTCEYLEKNGYEVTYLEVDKDGRVNPNDLKEAIKETTILISIMLANNEIGTVQPIEELGAIAKAAGVLFHTDAVQAVGHIPIDVNAMHIDLLSISGHKLYGPKGIGALYVRKGIKLRSFIHGGGQEKKRRGGTENVPAIVGFGKAIELAITSMEAESKRQAELRDYLIEQVLERIPHCRLNGHREYRLPNNANFSFEFIEGESLLIMLDMKDICASSGSACTSGSLDPSHVLLGIGLPHEIAHGSLRISLGEQNTKEEMDYLIESLIVIVARLREMSPLYEDYLKKQAKIER from the coding sequence ATGAATAAGAAAATCTATTTAGATCATGCAGCAACAACACCAACTAAAAAAGTAGTCGTTGAGGCAATGCTACCATATTTTACAGAGAAATTTGGTAATCCTTCAAGTATTTATGAGTTTTCAGGACAGAATAAGGAAGCGATTGAAGAAGCAAGGGAATTAGTGGCTCATGCCATAGGTGCTAATGAAAGAGAGATATTCTTCACAAGTGGCGGTACTGAATCAGACAACTGGGCGATTTTAGGTATAGCAGAAAACTATAAGTCTAAAGGCAATCATATCATCACAACAACCATTGAACACCATGCAGTCCTTCATACATGTGAGTACCTTGAAAAAAACGGCTATGAAGTGACATATCTTGAAGTAGACAAAGATGGACGTGTTAATCCAAATGATCTAAAAGAGGCTATAAAAGAAACAACCATATTGATATCGATTATGCTTGCTAACAATGAGATTGGCACAGTACAACCTATAGAAGAACTGGGTGCTATAGCTAAAGCGGCAGGTGTTCTTTTCCATACAGATGCAGTACAAGCTGTGGGACATATACCTATTGATGTGAATGCCATGCATATTGATCTTCTAAGTATAAGTGGCCACAAGTTATATGGTCCTAAGGGCATAGGTGCTCTATATGTAAGAAAAGGCATAAAACTAAGATCTTTTATTCATGGTGGCGGGCAAGAAAAAAAACGTCGTGGAGGTACTGAGAATGTACCGGCTATTGTAGGTTTTGGAAAAGCAATCGAATTAGCAATCACATCCATGGAGGCAGAAAGCAAAAGACAGGCAGAGCTTAGAGATTATTTAATCGAACAAGTACTAGAAAGAATACCCCATTGTCGACTTAACGGACATAGAGAATATAGACTTCCTAACAATGCTAACTTTAGCTTTGAATTCATCGAAGGTGAATCCTTGTTGATTATGTTAGATATGAAAGATATTTGTGCATCAAGCGGTTCGGCTTGTACTTCCGGTTCTCTAGATCCATCTCATGTATTATTGGGCATAGGACTACCTCATGAAATAGCCCATGGATCTTTGAGGATTAGTCTTGGGGAACAGAATACAAAAGAAGAAATGGATTATCTTATTGAGTCTTTAATCGTCATTGTAGCTAGGCTAAGGGAAATGTCACCGTTGTACGAAGACTATTTAAAAAAACAAGCAAAAATTGAAAGATAG
- a CDS encoding Na/Pi cotransporter family protein, which translates to MDWVGFQNALFNVFALFGGFGMFLYGMHIMADGLQKTAGNKMKNLLGALTNNRFVGVIVGALVTAIVQSSSASTVMVIGFVNAGLMNLVQATGVIMGANIGTTITSWIVSSGEWMVFFKPEKIAPLIMGIGASILFFSKDKKKQQIGEILVGFSLIFIGLELMKSGITPYKDSQVFKDAFIVLGKNPILAVFAGAVVTAIIQSSSASVGILQTLAATGIIPFSAALYIVLGQNIGTTVTAMLSSIGASKTAKRAAYVHLLFNVFGTVLFTVGTFVYFEFFDMNHGHAIITMTQISIFHTFFNVTNTALLLPFANQLAALAEKIVPGVDRQVEGEEELTLRHLDDRILETPTFAVENAIKEVARMGELAVENTRLAVEALIEKDNKKIAEVISNEKKINKLEKLITDYLIKISNSVLNEHQNLVITNLFHSVNDIERVGDHAENIAELAKYYVDNELKFSEEAEEEFKVISKLALDTIRLAVEARRDDNADLVKKVESNEEEMDVMEEHLRGQHIKRLGKNLCDSSTGVVFLDSISNLERITDHALNLAYYVKDEII; encoded by the coding sequence ATGGACTGGGTTGGATTTCAAAATGCACTTTTTAATGTATTTGCACTATTTGGCGGATTTGGTATGTTCTTGTACGGTATGCATATTATGGCAGATGGTTTGCAAAAAACAGCCGGAAATAAAATGAAAAACCTACTGGGTGCATTAACCAATAACAGATTTGTTGGTGTTATTGTAGGTGCGCTTGTAACAGCTATTGTGCAAAGTAGTTCAGCCAGTACAGTTATGGTAATCGGATTTGTAAATGCCGGTCTGATGAACTTGGTTCAAGCGACAGGTGTTATTATGGGTGCCAATATCGGTACAACGATTACATCTTGGATTGTATCAAGTGGGGAATGGATGGTATTTTTTAAGCCTGAGAAGATAGCACCCCTCATCATGGGAATCGGTGCAAGTATACTTTTTTTCTCAAAGGATAAAAAAAAGCAACAGATTGGTGAGATTCTTGTTGGTTTCTCTTTGATTTTTATTGGTTTAGAGCTCATGAAGTCAGGTATAACACCCTATAAAGATTCACAAGTTTTTAAAGACGCCTTTATTGTACTTGGTAAAAATCCAATTCTAGCAGTTTTTGCTGGTGCGGTGGTAACAGCTATCATACAGAGCAGTTCTGCATCTGTTGGTATTCTTCAAACTTTAGCAGCAACAGGTATCATACCCTTTAGTGCGGCCTTATATATTGTGCTCGGTCAAAACATAGGAACAACTGTCACAGCCATGTTGTCGAGCATCGGTGCAAGTAAAACAGCCAAAAGAGCAGCTTATGTCCATTTATTATTTAATGTTTTTGGAACGGTGTTGTTTACGGTAGGTACCTTCGTATACTTTGAGTTTTTTGATATGAATCATGGCCATGCGATTATAACAATGACACAGATTTCCATATTCCATACATTCTTTAATGTAACTAATACGGCTTTATTGCTACCTTTTGCAAATCAGCTTGCAGCACTCGCTGAAAAGATTGTACCGGGGGTAGATCGACAAGTTGAGGGTGAAGAGGAACTTACCCTAAGACACTTGGATGATAGAATCTTGGAAACACCTACTTTTGCAGTGGAAAATGCAATAAAAGAAGTAGCTCGTATGGGAGAATTGGCCGTTGAGAATACACGGTTAGCTGTTGAAGCTTTAATTGAGAAGGATAACAAGAAAATAGCTGAGGTCATCAGTAATGAAAAGAAAATTAATAAACTTGAAAAGCTAATAACAGACTATTTAATAAAAATCAGCAACTCTGTTTTGAATGAACATCAAAATCTTGTTATAACCAATCTTTTCCATTCGGTCAATGACATCGAACGTGTTGGTGACCATGCTGAAAACATTGCAGAGCTAGCCAAGTACTATGTTGATAATGAACTCAAATTTTCAGAGGAAGCAGAGGAAGAATTCAAGGTTATTTCCAAGCTGGCGCTGGATACCATACGACTAGCAGTTGAGGCTAGAAGAGATGATAATGCCGATTTAGTCAAAAAAGTTGAATCAAATGAAGAAGAAATGGATGTTATGGAAGAGCATTTAAGAGGACAGCACATAAAGAGACTGGGTAAAAATCTATGTGATTCTTCAACAGGCGTTGTCTTTTTGGACTCCATCAGTAATCTTGAAAGAATTACAGACCATGCATTGAATTTGGCTTATTATGTTAAGGATGAGATTATATAG
- the mnmA gene encoding tRNA 2-thiouridine(34) synthase MnmA: protein MNTKTVVVGMSGGVDSSVAAYLLKEAGYNVIGVTMQIWQNEERDLEEEEGGCCGLSAVDDARRVAQSLDIPYYVMNFKEEFNREVIDYFVESYKEGKTPNPCIACNRKVKWESLLTRSMNIGADFIATGHYAKVVKLENGRYALKQSVTIKKDQTYALYNLTQDQLSKTLMPVGDYDKDTVRIIAEKINLRIANKPDSQDICFVPDGDYGKFLETYTGEKPIEGNFVDEKGNILGRHKGIVHYTIGQRKGLGLSLGKPGFVTAIRPETREVVIGDNKDTFAFSLLANQLNFMPFEKLEGEKFFTAKIRYSHKPAGCHVKMVDHDLMEVRFEDAQRAITPGQAVVLYDGELVVGGGTIIRALNE, encoded by the coding sequence ATGAATACTAAAACAGTTGTAGTGGGGATGTCAGGAGGTGTGGATTCATCTGTGGCAGCCTATCTATTAAAAGAAGCAGGTTATAATGTCATTGGTGTTACCATGCAAATATGGCAGAATGAAGAAAGAGACCTTGAAGAAGAAGAAGGTGGTTGCTGTGGCCTCTCGGCAGTAGATGATGCCAGAAGGGTAGCTCAGTCACTCGACATACCTTATTATGTTATGAACTTCAAGGAAGAATTCAACCGTGAAGTTATTGATTATTTTGTAGAATCCTATAAAGAAGGCAAGACACCAAATCCCTGTATTGCTTGTAACCGAAAAGTAAAATGGGAGTCTTTGTTGACGCGCAGTATGAATATTGGCGCTGATTTCATTGCTACTGGACATTATGCTAAAGTGGTTAAGCTGGAAAATGGTAGATATGCTTTAAAACAATCGGTAACCATAAAAAAAGATCAGACCTATGCCTTATATAACCTGACACAGGATCAGCTTAGTAAGACCTTGATGCCCGTTGGTGATTATGATAAGGACACGGTGCGAATTATAGCGGAAAAAATCAATCTAAGAATTGCCAATAAACCTGACAGTCAAGACATATGTTTTGTACCGGATGGTGACTATGGAAAATTCCTTGAAACCTACACTGGAGAAAAACCCATAGAAGGTAACTTTGTAGATGAAAAAGGTAATATTTTAGGGCGTCACAAAGGCATCGTTCATTACACGATAGGTCAAAGGAAGGGGCTTGGTTTGAGCCTTGGAAAACCGGGATTTGTAACGGCAATTAGACCAGAAACTAGGGAAGTGGTTATTGGCGATAATAAGGATACCTTTGCTTTTTCCCTACTAGCCAATCAATTGAATTTTATGCCATTTGAGAAACTGGAAGGCGAAAAGTTTTTCACCGCAAAAATTAGATATAGCCATAAACCTGCTGGTTGTCATGTAAAGATGGTTGATCATGATTTAATGGAAGTAAGATTTGAAGATGCTCAAAGGGCGATTACCCCTGGACAAGCAGTGGTTCTATATGACGGCGAACTTGTTGTAGGTGGGGGAACCATCATTCGTGCTCTAAATGAATAA